ATCGCTATTTCTGGAGTCAGGTTATGTGATTAGTGGTACTTCTCCCGATGGGCGTTTAGTCGAAGCGATCGAGTTTCCTAGCCATCCATACTTTATCGCTACACAATTCCATCCTGAGTTCCAATCTCGCCCAAGTCGTCCCCATCCACTTTTCCAAGGCTTAATTAAAGCGGCTCTGGATTTGCAAAAACAACGTCTTGCCAGCAGCTCTGAGTTAGAGAGTTCTCCAATTCTTGAACAACTTAATGAGCAGAAGCAAGAGTTAGCTTCAGCAACATCTGCCTAAAACTTAGAGCTTTGTTGTAAGAAGCCGCACCATCATAAATTTTTAAAAAGTATGGCGAAGCCATACTTTTTAAAAATTTATGATGGATCATGTTAACCTGACTGTTTGAATTTGATTTTGTAGATCACTATGACTGGATTTGTTGGGCTGCACGTTCATACTGAATATAGTTTGCTTGATGGGGCAAGCCAAATCCCTGATATGGTCAATCGCGCCGTCGAACTGGGAATGCCTGCGATCGCCTTAACCGATCATGGGGTGATGTATGGAGCGATCGAGCTAATCAAGATCTGCAAATCTAAAGGAATTAAGCCAATCATTGGTAATGAAATGTATGTCCTCAATGGCGACATTACCATCCAGTATAAAAGAGAAGATAAAAAGAAAAAATATCACCAATGCGTTCTCGCTAAAGATACGCAGGGTTATCGCAATCTGGTTAAACTCACCACCATTTCCCATTTGCAAGGCTATCAAGGCAAAGGGATTTTCGCCCGTCCTTGCATTAATAAAGAATATTTACTGCAATATAAAGAAGGCTTAATGCTCACTTCTGGTTGCTTAGCAGGAGAAGTTCCTCAAGCAATTATGAATGGTGATCCGAAACTCGCGAGAGAAGTGGCGGCTTGGTATAAAGAACATTTTGGCGATGATTATTATCTAGAAATTCAAGATCATGGTTATCCTGAAGATCGCGTTGTAAATGTGGAAATTTGCAAGATTGCCAAGGAACTAGAGATCAGAGTAATTGCCACAAACGACTCCCACTTTACCTCTTGCATGGATGTGGAAGCCCATGATGCATTACTCTGCATCCAAACTGGCAAATTAATTTCTGATGAAAAGCGTCTGCGTTATAGCGGAATGGAATATTTTAAATCCTATGATGAGATGCGGCAGTTATTTCGGGATCATTTGGAAGATGATGTGATCGAAGAAGCTCTAGCGAATACTCTCCATGCTGCCGCCAAAGTTAAGCCCTACGACCTCATGCGCGATCCCCGTGCTGCGGATTATCCCATTCCTGAAGGGCATACTGCCGATACTTATTTTGAAGAGGTGACATGGCAAGGCTTACTCCAAAGATTTAATGCCAAGACCCATGCCGAGATTTCTGCCGAATATCAAGAGCGTTTGCGTTTTGAGCTAGGCATCATTATGCAGATGGGTTTCTCTACTTACTTTTTGGTGGTTTGGGACTACATCAAATACGCAAGAGACAAGCAGATTCCTGTGGGGCCAGGACGGGGTAGTGCCGCAGGTTCTTTGGTTGCCTATTCTTTGGGAATTACGAATATTGACCCGATCCATCATGGACTTCTGTTTGAAAGATTTCTCAATCCTGAACGGAAGTCGATGCCTGATATTGATACGGACTTCTGTATCGATCACCGTAGTGAATTGATTGATTATGTAACACAACGCTATGGACAAGAACGAGTTGCTCAAATTGTCACCTTTAACCGCTTAACCTCTAAGGCAGTTCTCAAGGATGTGGCGCGAGTACTAGATGTGTCCTACAGTGAATCCGACAAAATGGCGAAGATGATTCCTGTTTCTCGCGGTAAGCCAGCCAAGCTGAAGGTGATGATTTCCGAGGAGTCCCCTGCACCCGAATTTCGCGATCGCTACAAACAAGATGCGAAAGTATTTGAATGGCTGGACATGGCGATGCGTATCGAAGGGGTGAACAAAAGTTCAGGTGTTCACGCGGCGGGTGTGGTGATTTCACCATTTCCATTGGATGAGGTTGTACCATTGCAGCGTAGTAATGAAGGTCAAGTGGTCACGCAATACACGATGGAGGATTTGGAATCCCTTGGCTTGCTAAAAATGGACTTCTTAGGACTACGAAACCTGACAACCATTGAGCATACGAGTAAGCTAATTCGCAACAATCAAGATCCAAATTTCCATATTGATGCGATCGCCCCCGACATGTCTACGGAGGCAAATCAAAAAACCTATAAGCTATTGGAAAAAGGTGATCTAGAAGGAGTCTTCCAATTAGAATCTTCAGGCATGAAGCAGATCGTCAAAGATCTCAAGCCTTCCAATATTGAAGATATTTCTTCAATTCTGGCACTTTATCGTCCTGGTCCATTGGATGCTGGGCTAATTCCAAAGTTTATTAATCGTAAGCATGGCAGAGAAGCGATCGAGTATCAGCACCATACCTTAGAACCAATTCTAAATAATACCTATGGAGTATTATGCTTAGCTAAAGGAACTTTAATTGCGAAACCTGATGGCACAAGCACACCAATTGAGAATATCCGTAAGGGTGATGTAATTCTCTCGTCTGATGGTAAGCGCGTATGGTCAGCAAAGGTTGCAAAGCAATGGCAAAGTGGTATCAAGTCCATTGTCAAAATCACGCTATCAACAGGTACAGAGATTTACTGTACGCCAGAACATCGCTTTCTCACACCACAGGGAGATCAGTTTGCCCATGAGTTAAAACCTCTAAATGAAACTGGAGACACTATCACTTATAGATCATTCCTTTTTGAATTAGATTCTAATTCCTTGAAAGATGTTCGTCCTGTATTTGTGGCATCTATTGAAGACTGGGGAACTAGTGAATGTTTCGACATTGAAATGGTAGACCAAACCGCTCCCTATTTCTTGGCAAATGGAATTGTTACTCATAATTGCTATCAAGAGCAAATTATGAAAATGGCGCAGGATTTGGCAGGATATTCCCTCGGCGCTGCGGATTTATTGCGTCGGGCGATGGGTAAAAAGAAGCCTGAAGAAATGGAAAAGCAGCGTTCTATTTTTCTTGATGGTTGTGCTAAGAATGGAATTAGGTCGGAGATTTCTAATGATCTATTCGATCAGATGGTGATTTTTGCAGAGTATTGTCTCAGTTACGATACTTTGGTGCGAACTGTCGAATATGGTTTGATGCCCATCGGTAAAATCGTAGAGCATCAAATCGAATGTCAGGTTTACAGTGTTGATGAGAATGGCTTTGTCTATACCCAATCCATTGCCCAGTGGCACGATCGCGGTAATCAAGAAGTCTTTGAATATGAGCTAGAAAATGGCGATCGCCTTAGAGCTACTAAGGATCACAAGTTCATGACTCTTGATGGTGAGATGCTAGCGATCGATGAGATTTTTGAGAAAGGGTTAGAGTTGCTCTGTTACAATAATCTAAAATTGTGGAACTAAAGTAACCAGATCCCCGACTTTTTTTGTGAACTTGTCAATTCCCTTTGATAGCAAAGAAAAAGTCGGGGATCTCTGCTGCCAGTGACAAGGAAAAAGGAAAAAGGAAAAATTGGATTGTTAATAGAAACCTGTAGGGGCATAGCATTCACGCAGAAATTTATCAATTGGGTTATAGAATGTTTCGGTGATGATATGCGGATTATGCACAAAGTAGCTTAGTCTTTCCATCTGGCTTCTGGCTTGGCACTCTCGATGGCTAGGGCAACCAATGACTCAAACTTGCACTGCCTGACTGCAATATCGCGGCTACAGACTCTGCAAATCCTTGAAGATGTCGTTTATCCTTGGGATTGATCCATTGACGCAGTTGTTGTTGTAGCTGAAGATATAAGTGGGGCATTTGTTTAAGATCTTTTGTTGAGGAACTTGAGTATCTCATCTCTTGTCCCTTTTTGCATCTTGTCTCATGATGAGATTCTATGCCTAGTAACGCTTTTCAGGCTTTTCTGCACCTCTAAGGTGAAAACTATGGGATTAGATCGGATTGTCATTAAATCAGATGCCTGTTTTAGTCATCGGTAGACTATACAAGCGGCTTAGCAAACTTAACCCTCTCATCACTTCTGCAACGTTTTTATGTGGCGATCGCATCTAGCTCGAAGTTTACATCAGCACCGCAACCAACCCGAAGCAAGATTTTTACAACTCGCTACGATTGATTTGGAGCAGCGTCCACGCAATCGAACCGTCGTATTTCGTGGGTTTCTCGAAAATAGCGATCGCTTTCAAGACTGTTTAAAAATCGTGACCGATGCGCGTAGTCAAAAGATTGACCAAATATCTGCAAACCCTTGGGCGGAGATAAGTTGGTATTTCACAAAAACGCGATCGCAATTTCGGATACTTGGCAAACTGCTATTAATTGATAGTGAATCAGATTTAGAACTCCAGCAAGTGCGCGTAGAGGCGTGGCAAGCTCTTTCAGAACCTGCTAGAACACAGTTTACATGGGCGCATCCAAGAGAGCCGCGAGTTGAGTTTCTCGAAGTGTCCCCACCTGATCCTATACAACCACTGACTTCTTTTTGTTTACTATTGCTACAACCCATTGAAGTTGATCGCCTTGAATTACGAGGTACGCCCCAAAATCGCTGGGTCTATCTACGGGATAAGCAAGGAAATTGGAAAGAGCAAGAAGTTAACCCATAACTTTCGGATGATTAGCCCGCACTTGAGTGCAAGGCTAAGGTTGATAACTCATCCGTTCTGGCTTAGGATGCGTATGTATAGTAATGATGCTTATTTACTCTCGCTATGAAACTCTCCGAGCAAACCGATGTAGAAATACTGCAAGCTTGGCGATCGGGAAGCAGTCAAGCTTTTGGCATCTTCTACGATCGCTATGGTGAGTTGGTTTACCGAATATCATTAAGGATCTTAGGTAGCCCCCAAGAAGCGGAAGATCTGACTCAAGAGATATTTATTTTGCTAAGTCGGAATAGTACCTACGACAGTAAAAGAGGTTCAATCACTACTTTTTTGTCAGTTTTGACCCGATCGCGAGCAATTGATCGTATTCGTAAAACGCGATCGCAACAACAGCATCTCCAAAAATGGGAACAGAGCATTTCTTCAGAACATGACATCAGAAACTCATCACTTATGGAAAATGCGTCACTTACTGAACGTTCAGAAAAAGTAAAATTAGCGCTAGCCAATTTGCCTGAAAAGCATTGCCAAGTATTAGAAATGGCATATTTTGATGGACTTAGCCAAACTGAAATTGCTAAAGCTCTAGATACTCCTTTGGGAACGGTAAAGTCTTGGGCGAGAAGTGGATTGATTCGATTGAGAGAAAGTTTGCAAGATGCTTTGGAGTGATTATTATGACAACACCACAAAATAAATATCCCTGTGAATGGGAAGAATTATTAGCAGGATATGTTTTAGGAGATCTCGATCCTGAAGAAGTAACCGAGATGCATCAACTGATTGCAGAGCATCCAGAAATAGTTACAGAAATCGATTATCTACAAGATACGTTAGCGATGCTTCCGCTTGGCTTAAGTGAAACTCATCCAGCTAGTAGTCTGCGCGATCGCATTGCGGCGGTGGTTATTCCCAATAATGTTGAATCTCTCATAGTAGAGCCTCTCGATTCATCCATAGATTCTGTAATCGCTCCTTTAGCATCACCCAAGCGATCTCCTCGTCGCAAAAATCTCTGGAAATTAGCCACAATTGGTTTAAGTAGTATTGGTGCGATCGCCCTAATTGCCCTTGGCTTAGACAATTACCAAATGCGTCAACAAATCGCCTCTAATCAAATCGAGTTACAAAAACATCGTGCAACAATTGCGATGTTACAAGGTTCCGACAATCGCATGATCTCGCTCAAAGGCATGGGAGCAATTCCTGCTGCTTCGGGAAGTGTAATGATTGCGCCAACTGAAAAAGCTGCGATGATCAGCATTCAGAATCTGAGGCAAATTCCTCAGGACAATAGTTATCGGCTTTGGGCGATCGTTGATGGCAAAAAGTTTGATTGCGCTCAGTTCCGTCCTGATGAGCAAGGCAAAGTCTTTATGAAGATTCCATTAGCTAGCGCTCTTAAACAATCTACAACATTAATTATTACGATTGAGCCAAATAAAGATATGCCCGAACCCAAAGGCGAAATGGTCATGAAAGGGGAAGTTTAGCTTTTATACATAGCAATAAAAGGTTTGCTGTAAAAGCGCTAAGAGCGTGTTTGAGAAGTTAGCGTAAATTCCTGCTTTTACCCCCCCTTAATCCCCCCTTGCAAAGGGGGGATTA
This genomic stretch from Pseudanabaena galeata CCNP1313 harbors:
- the dnaE gene encoding DNA polymerase III subunit alpha produces the protein MTGFVGLHVHTEYSLLDGASQIPDMVNRAVELGMPAIALTDHGVMYGAIELIKICKSKGIKPIIGNEMYVLNGDITIQYKREDKKKKYHQCVLAKDTQGYRNLVKLTTISHLQGYQGKGIFARPCINKEYLLQYKEGLMLTSGCLAGEVPQAIMNGDPKLAREVAAWYKEHFGDDYYLEIQDHGYPEDRVVNVEICKIAKELEIRVIATNDSHFTSCMDVEAHDALLCIQTGKLISDEKRLRYSGMEYFKSYDEMRQLFRDHLEDDVIEEALANTLHAAAKVKPYDLMRDPRAADYPIPEGHTADTYFEEVTWQGLLQRFNAKTHAEISAEYQERLRFELGIIMQMGFSTYFLVVWDYIKYARDKQIPVGPGRGSAAGSLVAYSLGITNIDPIHHGLLFERFLNPERKSMPDIDTDFCIDHRSELIDYVTQRYGQERVAQIVTFNRLTSKAVLKDVARVLDVSYSESDKMAKMIPVSRGKPAKLKVMISEESPAPEFRDRYKQDAKVFEWLDMAMRIEGVNKSSGVHAAGVVISPFPLDEVVPLQRSNEGQVVTQYTMEDLESLGLLKMDFLGLRNLTTIEHTSKLIRNNQDPNFHIDAIAPDMSTEANQKTYKLLEKGDLEGVFQLESSGMKQIVKDLKPSNIEDISSILALYRPGPLDAGLIPKFINRKHGREAIEYQHHTLEPILNNTYGVLCLAKGTLIAKPDGTSTPIENIRKGDVILSSDGKRVWSAKVAKQWQSGIKSIVKITLSTGTEIYCTPEHRFLTPQGDQFAHELKPLNETGDTITYRSFLFELDSNSLKDVRPVFVASIEDWGTSECFDIEMVDQTAPYFLANGIVTHNCYQEQIMKMAQDLAGYSLGAADLLRRAMGKKKPEEMEKQRSIFLDGCAKNGIRSEISNDLFDQMVIFAEYCLSYDTLVRTVEYGLMPIGKIVEHQIECQVYSVDENGFVYTQSIAQWHDRGNQEVFEYELENGDRLRATKDHKFMTLDGEMLAIDEIFEKGLELLCYNNLKLWN
- a CDS encoding Npun_F5749 family FMN-dependent PPOX-type flavoprotein; translation: MWRSHLARSLHQHRNQPEARFLQLATIDLEQRPRNRTVVFRGFLENSDRFQDCLKIVTDARSQKIDQISANPWAEISWYFTKTRSQFRILGKLLLIDSESDLELQQVRVEAWQALSEPARTQFTWAHPREPRVEFLEVSPPDPIQPLTSFCLLLLQPIEVDRLELRGTPQNRWVYLRDKQGNWKEQEVNP
- a CDS encoding sigma-70 family RNA polymerase sigma factor translates to MKLSEQTDVEILQAWRSGSSQAFGIFYDRYGELVYRISLRILGSPQEAEDLTQEIFILLSRNSTYDSKRGSITTFLSVLTRSRAIDRIRKTRSQQQHLQKWEQSISSEHDIRNSSLMENASLTERSEKVKLALANLPEKHCQVLEMAYFDGLSQTEIAKALDTPLGTVKSWARSGLIRLRESLQDALE
- a CDS encoding anti-sigma factor → MTTPQNKYPCEWEELLAGYVLGDLDPEEVTEMHQLIAEHPEIVTEIDYLQDTLAMLPLGLSETHPASSLRDRIAAVVIPNNVESLIVEPLDSSIDSVIAPLASPKRSPRRKNLWKLATIGLSSIGAIALIALGLDNYQMRQQIASNQIELQKHRATIAMLQGSDNRMISLKGMGAIPAASGSVMIAPTEKAAMISIQNLRQIPQDNSYRLWAIVDGKKFDCAQFRPDEQGKVFMKIPLASALKQSTTLIITIEPNKDMPEPKGEMVMKGEV